The Candidatus Baltobacteraceae bacterium genome has a window encoding:
- a CDS encoding acyl-CoA dehydrogenase family protein has translation MTASMQSAINEEEALILASVRELVAEKVAPRAAEIDETGEFPWDIKDLFAQNDLLGIPIPSEYGGLGGTFVTYVKVVEEIAKACASSSLIVAVQELGMLPIMIAGSDEQKRRFLPKIASGEHLAAYALTEVSSGSDALGSMRTRAVRKGDSYSLSGQKIWITNGSVADVVCVFAVTDPQAGSRGVSAFVVEKGMSGFSVGKKEKKMGIRGSPTNELIFDNCEVPAANRLGEEGEGFKIAMRVLDKSRPGIAAQALGIAAGALDYATGYAKERIAFGKPIGQHQGVGFMLADMKTEVESARLLLYEAARRCDEGAADVTLWAAMAKLKCGDVAMSVTTDAVQVLGGFGYSSEYPVERMMRDAKITQIYEGTQQIQRLVISRGLVGKGK, from the coding sequence ATGACGGCATCCATGCAATCGGCAATCAATGAGGAAGAGGCGCTCATCCTGGCTTCCGTACGGGAGCTCGTCGCCGAGAAGGTCGCGCCGCGTGCGGCCGAGATCGATGAAACGGGCGAGTTTCCGTGGGACATCAAAGACCTTTTTGCACAGAACGATCTGCTCGGAATTCCCATTCCCAGCGAATACGGCGGGCTGGGCGGCACGTTCGTGACGTACGTAAAGGTCGTCGAAGAGATCGCCAAAGCGTGCGCGTCGAGTTCGCTGATCGTCGCCGTCCAAGAGCTCGGAATGCTGCCGATCATGATCGCCGGCAGCGACGAACAAAAGCGCCGCTTCCTGCCGAAGATCGCCTCGGGCGAACATCTCGCCGCGTACGCGCTCACCGAAGTGTCGAGCGGCTCGGACGCGCTCGGTTCGATGCGCACGCGCGCCGTCCGCAAAGGCGACTCGTACTCGCTGAGCGGTCAAAAGATTTGGATTACCAACGGCAGCGTTGCCGACGTCGTGTGCGTCTTCGCGGTCACCGATCCGCAAGCCGGCTCGCGCGGCGTCAGCGCGTTCGTCGTCGAAAAAGGGATGTCCGGATTCTCGGTCGGTAAGAAAGAGAAAAAGATGGGTATTCGGGGATCGCCGACCAACGAGCTGATCTTCGATAACTGCGAAGTACCCGCGGCCAATCGCCTCGGCGAAGAAGGCGAAGGCTTCAAGATCGCCATGCGCGTGCTCGACAAATCGCGCCCCGGCATCGCCGCGCAGGCGCTCGGCATCGCCGCCGGAGCGCTCGACTACGCCACCGGCTACGCCAAGGAACGCATCGCGTTCGGAAAACCGATCGGCCAACATCAAGGGGTGGGATTCATGCTTGCCGACATGAAGACCGAGGTCGAATCGGCGCGCTTGCTGCTCTACGAAGCCGCGCGGCGCTGCGACGAAGGCGCGGCCGACGTCACGCTGTGGGCCGCAATGGCCAAGCTCAAATGCGGCGACGTCGCGATGTCGGTGACGACCGACGCCGTCCAGGTGCTCGGGGGCTTTGGGTACTCGTCCGAGTATCCCGTCGAGCGGATGATGCGAGACGCCAAGATCACGCAGATTTACGAGGGGACGCAGCAGATTCAGCGGCTAGTCATCTCGCGAGGACTCGTCGGCAAGGGGAAGTAG